The genomic region CGCGACATACCGCCGATAAAGTCGTTCATCCCCCCGCCTGCGGTAAACGCCATCGAATAACCATACACTACCCATAAAATGGAAATCAGGCAGAAAATGGTAAATATCTGCGTCAGCACGGACAGCATATTCTTGGAACGCACCAAGCCGCCATAGAATAATGCCAGGCCGGGGATAGTCATCATGATCACCAAAGCAGTGGCGACTATCATCCAGGTAGTATCACCCTTATCAGGTACTGGCGCTGCGGCTGGTGCAGCTGCAGGTGCCGATACGGGTGCTGCGGCTGCCGGAGCCGCTGGAGCAGGCGCTGCGGCTTCCGGAGCAGAAGCGGCTGCGGGCGCTGCAGCCGGCATGGCGGCATCATCGGCAAGAGTCACGCCGGAGATGCCTAAGGTACACAACATACTTAGTGCGATGAGCCATTTTTTCATGTCGCTCTCCCTTTATAACGCTTCTGGCCCGGATTCACCGGTACGAATCCGCACGGTTTGCTCCAGGTTGAATACAAAAATTTTGCCATCACCAATTTTGCCGGTATGTGCGGATTTTTCGATAGCCTCGATCACCTGATCGAGCAATTCGTCAGCAATCGCCGCCTCAATCTTGACCTTAGGTAGAAAATCCACCACATATTCCGCACCGCGATATAGCTCGGTGTGCCCCTTTTGCCGACCAAAGCCTTTAACTTCGGTAACGGTAATACCCTGCACGCCAATGGCGGAGAGTGCTTCACGTACCTCGTCCAGCTTGAACGGCTTAATGATTGCCGTAACGAATTTCATGTTTCCTCCTTAGGTCGAGCGCAAAGTCAAACAGTGCGCCCGGGTTGGTTTGCAACGATCAAAGTTAGAAAGTCCGGGATACTGCAGCTACGAAATGGCCATCACCTTGGTTATTATCGGAATTTGCGCCAAGAATCTTCCATCCGGCATCTTTTGCATTGGTATCGGTGTAATAGGCAGTTGCGCTCCAT from Sulfuriferula sp. AH1 harbors:
- the glnK gene encoding P-II family nitrogen regulator, with translation MKFVTAIIKPFKLDEVREALSAIGVQGITVTEVKGFGRQKGHTELYRGAEYVVDFLPKVKIEAAIADELLDQVIEAIEKSAHTGKIGDGKIFVFNLEQTVRIRTGESGPEAL